In Nonomuraea muscovyensis, the following proteins share a genomic window:
- a CDS encoding OsmC family protein, which translates to MANVRVERTDDGGFRATNDRGAEVRMGGGDEDGVFTPVELLLAAVGGCNIVTVEPLTAQRGHRLLRLAMTVSADKVEPNLLGPVTITYDVELPSKEADEVYRAVAQRVHDKYCTVSRTLAEGTEVRLELS; encoded by the coding sequence ATGGCAAACGTGCGTGTGGAGCGGACCGACGACGGCGGGTTCAGGGCGACGAACGACCGAGGCGCCGAGGTGCGCATGGGCGGCGGCGACGAGGACGGCGTGTTCACGCCGGTCGAGTTGCTCCTGGCGGCCGTCGGCGGGTGCAACATCGTGACCGTGGAGCCGCTCACGGCCCAGCGCGGCCACCGGCTGCTGCGCCTGGCGATGACGGTGTCCGCCGACAAGGTCGAGCCCAACCTGCTCGGCCCGGTGACGATCACCTACGACGTCGAGCTGCCGTCCAAGGAGGCCGACGAGGTCTACCGTGCGGTCGCGCAGCGGGTGCACGACAAGTACTGCACGGTGAGCCGCACCCTCGCGGAGGGCACGGAGGTCCGTTTGGAGCTTTCGTAG
- a CDS encoding metallophosphoesterase family protein, whose amino-acid sequence MSAAPRLLAVSDLHVHYPENREYVAALHPEVEGDWLLVAGDVGELTSEIEWALRLLSERFASVVWAPGNHELWTPREDPVQLRGSARYRHLVDLCRSLGVITPEDPYPVWRGEGGPVTVAPLFVLYDYTFRPSGTATKEEALARAYDAGVVCTDEMLLHPDPHPGIDAWCAERIAETERRLDALDPGQPVVFVNHYPLVRDPTHILRYPEFALWCGTERTADWHLRYRTAAVVYGHLHIPRSTRYDGVPFEEVSVGYPREWRARGTGLPPRPRVILPVRDQAGPAAGAAR is encoded by the coding sequence ATGAGTGCCGCCCCCCGGCTGCTGGCCGTCAGCGACCTGCACGTGCACTATCCGGAGAACCGCGAGTACGTCGCGGCGCTGCACCCCGAGGTGGAGGGCGACTGGCTGCTGGTCGCGGGCGACGTCGGCGAGTTGACGAGCGAGATCGAGTGGGCGCTGCGGCTGCTGAGCGAGCGGTTCGCGAGCGTGGTGTGGGCGCCGGGCAACCACGAGCTGTGGACCCCGCGCGAGGACCCCGTCCAGTTGCGCGGCAGCGCGCGGTACCGGCATCTGGTGGACCTGTGCCGGAGCCTGGGCGTGATCACGCCCGAGGATCCCTACCCCGTCTGGCGCGGCGAGGGCGGGCCGGTGACGGTGGCGCCGCTGTTCGTGCTGTACGACTACACCTTCCGGCCGTCCGGCACCGCGACCAAGGAGGAGGCGCTGGCCCGGGCCTACGACGCGGGCGTGGTGTGCACCGACGAGATGCTGCTGCATCCCGACCCGCATCCGGGCATCGACGCCTGGTGCGCGGAGCGGATCGCCGAGACCGAGCGCAGGCTCGACGCGCTCGACCCCGGGCAGCCGGTCGTGTTCGTCAACCACTATCCGCTGGTGCGCGACCCCACGCACATCCTGAGATACCCCGAGTTCGCGCTGTGGTGCGGGACGGAGCGCACCGCCGACTGGCACCTGAGGTACCGCACCGCCGCCGTCGTGTACGGTCACCTGCACATTCCCCGCAGCACCCGCTACGACGGCGTGCCGTTCGAGGAGGTCTCGGTCGGCTACCCGCGCGAGTGGCGGGCGCGCGGCACCGGCCTGCCCCCGCGTCCCAGGGTGATCCTGCCCGTCCGTGACCAGGCCGGGCCGGCCGCGGGAGCGGCGCGATGA
- a CDS encoding FAD:protein FMN transferase, with amino-acid sequence MTTFPGTTRAETISGIPVSVDIRTALPRRELAPLLDDAFAWLRWVDETFNPVHEDSQIGRLNRGRTIEQIPELVEVLHRCDELSERTGGWFEARINGVIDPSGYIKGWALERLSRALTNAGAVDHRLDAGGDVRLRGSAAPGRPWRSAVRDPRSGLVRRTVAAHDLAIATSGGAPVLNPRTGGRQAGLRSVTVLGPDLGVADAYATAMYAMGPVLARRFAVELAESEPYQALIIGGDGREVATPGFAAYAVSEDRLVG; translated from the coding sequence GTGACGACTTTTCCCGGAACCACCCGCGCCGAGACGATCAGCGGCATCCCCGTGAGCGTGGACATCCGCACGGCCCTGCCACGGCGGGAGCTGGCGCCTCTGCTCGACGACGCCTTCGCCTGGCTGCGGTGGGTGGACGAGACGTTCAACCCGGTCCACGAGGACAGCCAGATCGGCCGGCTCAACCGCGGGCGCACCATCGAGCAGATCCCCGAGCTGGTCGAGGTGCTGCACCGCTGCGACGAGCTGAGCGAGCGCACCGGCGGGTGGTTCGAGGCCCGGATCAACGGCGTCATCGACCCGTCCGGATACATCAAGGGGTGGGCCCTGGAACGGCTGTCCCGCGCGCTGACCAACGCCGGCGCCGTGGACCACCGCCTCGACGCGGGCGGCGACGTCAGGCTGCGCGGCTCGGCCGCGCCCGGCCGGCCCTGGCGGAGCGCGGTCCGCGACCCGCGGTCCGGGCTGGTCCGCAGGACGGTCGCGGCCCACGACCTCGCCATCGCCACGTCAGGCGGCGCCCCGGTGCTGAACCCGCGCACGGGCGGGCGCCAGGCCGGGCTGCGCTCCGTCACGGTGCTGGGGCCCGACCTCGGGGTCGCCGACGCCTACGCCACCGCCATGTACGCGATGGGGCCGGTCCTGGCCAGGCGGTTCGCCGTCGAGCTGGCCGAGTCGGAGCCGTACCAGGCGCTGATCATCGGCGGGGACGGCAGGGAGGTCGCCACGCCGGGCTTCGCGGCGTACGCGGTGTCGGAGGACCGCCTGGTCGGCTAG
- a CDS encoding nucleoside hydrolase, with product MTKLLIDCDPGIDDALALALAGGSPSLEIVGITTVGGNVDLARTTRNALALREFLRLGDVPVVPGSAGALLRHTVRAAHVHGSTGLGDAVLPPPARIADAGHAVDFIVDTLRAAPGEVTLAATGPLTNIALALRREPRVAEWARDFVIMGGSYTRGNHNPAVEFNMAADPEAASIVFDAGWTVKMLGLDVTLTALVTRGVLDRMRPLGRLAADLLVPAATSYGVVTAEGGPAIHDACAVAYVLDPSLFTCLPAVVHVETAGRYTSGMTVTDFALRDRPANALVATSLEVDRFWDVVLEAYGRLASRLG from the coding sequence GTGACAAAGCTCCTCATCGACTGCGACCCCGGCATCGACGACGCGCTCGCGCTCGCCCTGGCGGGTGGCTCCCCTTCCCTGGAGATCGTCGGGATCACCACCGTCGGCGGGAACGTCGATCTCGCCAGGACGACGCGCAACGCCCTGGCGCTCAGGGAGTTCCTGCGGCTCGGCGACGTCCCGGTGGTCCCCGGCAGCGCCGGCGCGCTGCTGCGGCACACGGTCCGCGCGGCCCACGTGCACGGTTCCACCGGCCTCGGCGACGCCGTCCTGCCGCCTCCCGCCCGCATCGCCGACGCCGGCCACGCCGTGGACTTCATCGTGGACACCCTGCGCGCCGCGCCCGGCGAGGTGACGCTCGCCGCCACCGGCCCGCTCACCAACATCGCCCTCGCCCTACGCCGGGAGCCGCGCGTCGCCGAGTGGGCCCGCGACTTCGTCATCATGGGCGGCAGCTACACCCGCGGCAACCACAACCCGGCCGTCGAGTTCAACATGGCCGCCGATCCCGAGGCCGCCTCGATCGTGTTCGACGCCGGCTGGACGGTGAAGATGCTCGGCCTCGACGTGACCCTCACCGCGCTGGTCACCCGGGGCGTCCTCGACCGGATGCGCCCCCTCGGCCGGCTGGCCGCCGACCTGCTGGTCCCGGCCGCCACCTCGTACGGCGTGGTCACGGCCGAGGGCGGCCCCGCCATCCACGACGCCTGCGCCGTCGCGTACGTGCTGGACCCGTCGCTGTTCACCTGCCTGCCCGCGGTGGTGCACGTGGAGACCGCCGGCCGGTACACCTCGGGGATGACCGTGACCGACTTCGCGCTGCGCGACCGGCCCGCGAACGCCCTGGTGGCGACCTCCCTGGAGGTGGACCGGTTCTGGGATGTGGTGCTGGAGGCGTACGGGCGGCTGGCCTCCCGGCTCGGCTGA
- a CDS encoding phage holin family protein: protein MRFIIRTIAAAAALWVAVQLLDGIKVTAPENSATYWGTLLIVALIFGLINAVVKPIVKALGCAIIVLTLGVFLLIINAAMLLLTSWIAGQLDIPFHVDDFYPAAFWGAIIISVVSWLLGLFIPDGD from the coding sequence GTGAGATTCATCATCAGAACCATCGCGGCAGCGGCCGCGCTGTGGGTCGCCGTCCAACTCCTCGACGGCATCAAGGTCACCGCACCGGAGAACTCCGCCACCTACTGGGGCACGCTGCTCATCGTCGCGCTGATCTTCGGCCTGATCAACGCCGTCGTGAAGCCCATCGTCAAGGCGCTCGGCTGCGCGATCATCGTGCTCACGCTCGGAGTGTTCCTGCTGATCATCAACGCGGCCATGCTGCTGCTGACGAGCTGGATCGCGGGGCAGCTCGACATCCCCTTCCACGTCGACGACTTCTATCCGGCCGCCTTCTGGGGCGCGATCATCATCAGCGTGGTGAGCTGGCTGCTCGGGCTCTTCATCCCCGACGGCGACTGA
- a CDS encoding 4'-phosphopantetheinyl transferase family protein translates to MIEEILPRAVVAVEAFEDAAGPELFPEEEALIARAVQKRRDEFATVRVCAREALAKLGQPAVPILPGERGAPVWPRGVVGSMSHCEGYRVCAVAPSVDVLTVGVDAEPNAAVPDGVLEAVSDAAERAWIAELAVARPDISWDRLLFCAKEAVYKAWFPLTRRWLDFSEATVTVDPEAGTFAARLLVEGRTPEGGPITGFRGRWLAGRGLLVAAIAVPRGDTPSGGHPLQYTSRRPSP, encoded by the coding sequence ATGATCGAGGAGATCCTGCCCCGTGCGGTGGTGGCCGTCGAGGCGTTCGAGGACGCGGCGGGCCCGGAGCTGTTCCCCGAGGAGGAGGCGCTGATCGCCAGGGCGGTGCAGAAGCGCCGCGACGAGTTCGCGACCGTGCGCGTGTGCGCCCGGGAGGCGCTGGCCAAGCTGGGGCAGCCGGCCGTGCCGATCCTGCCGGGGGAGCGCGGCGCGCCCGTGTGGCCGCGCGGCGTGGTGGGCAGCATGAGCCACTGCGAGGGCTACCGGGTGTGCGCCGTGGCCCCGAGTGTGGACGTGCTGACGGTCGGGGTGGACGCCGAGCCGAACGCCGCCGTACCCGATGGTGTCCTGGAGGCCGTGTCCGACGCCGCCGAGCGGGCCTGGATCGCCGAGCTGGCCGTCGCCCGGCCGGACATCTCGTGGGACCGGCTGCTGTTCTGCGCGAAGGAGGCCGTGTACAAGGCGTGGTTCCCGCTGACGAGGCGGTGGCTGGACTTCTCCGAGGCGACGGTGACGGTGGACCCGGAGGCGGGCACGTTCGCCGCCCGGCTGCTGGTGGAGGGCCGCACGCCCGAGGGCGGGCCGATCACCGGGTTCCGGGGCCGCTGGCTGGCGGGCCGGGGGCTGCTGGTCGCCGCCATCGCCGTGCCGCGCGGAGACACCCCGTCCGGCGGTCACCCGCTTCAGTACACCAGCCGGCGTCCATCGCCGTGA